The nucleotide window GAGCATCTCCAGGACGGCCATGTTGGCGCCGCCGTGGAGCGGGCCCCAGAGAGCCCCCACGGCCGCAGCGCAGGACGCGTAGATGTTGGCCTGGCTGGAGCCGACGATCCGGACCGTCGACGTCGAGCAGTTCTGCTCGTGGTCGGCGTGGAGCAGCAGGATCAAATTGAGCGCGTCGACGACCTCGGGCGAGGCGATGTGCTGCTCGTAGGGCATCGAGAACATCATGTGGAGGAAGTTCGCGACGTACGGCAGCTTGAAGTCGGGATAGATGAAGGGGAGGCCCATCGACCGGCGGTAGGAGTAGGCCGCGATCGTCCGAACCTTGCTGATGAGCTGGGCGGCGTCCTCCATGAAGCGCTCTTCGGGGCTCTCTTCCTCGACGCCTGGGCGGGGGAAGCAGGCGATCGTGTTGACCATCGCCGAGAGGATGGCCATCGGCGGGGCGTCGACGAGGAAGCCTTCGAAGTGGTGCTTGAACGCCTCGTGGAGGGGGGCGTTGCGGACGAGTCGCTCGCGGAAGTCGTCAAGCTCGGCCTGGTCGGGAAGCCTGCCGAAGATGAGGAGCCAGGCCACCTCGACGAACGTCGAACTCTTGGCAAGCTGCTCGATCGGGATGCCGCGATAGCGGAGGATTCCCTTCTCGCCGTCGATGAAGGTGATCGCGCTGGTGCAAGCCCCCGTATTGCCGTAACCAGGGTCCAGGGTGATCAGGCCGGTGGAGGATCGCAGCTTGGCGACGTCCAGGCCCAGTTCCCCCTCAGTCCCCTCGACGACCGGCAGATCGATCGACTTGTCTTCGAACGTCAACTTCGCAGTCCGCGCCATCACCTGAACTCCCCACGCGGCCGCGTCCGAGAAGGGGCGGGCCGGCCTTCAAGAATACCGTCGTCGATAGATCGTCGATCTTCAGTATTCTACACGCGGTTTCGGCCCTGGGAAATGCTCCGCCGCCGCTGGTTCTTCCCCCGGCTCCGACCCGTTCGGCGGGTTTGAAGAAACCACCGATGATGGTCGTTTTGATCCGCGTCGATCGCTCTTTACAATCCGGATTCATCCGTGCAGAATGGCGATTTGCTCAGGCGGATGCGGAGCGACAAAGAGGTTGGGGGCCGTGCCGTGTATGAAGATGCGATCCAGAAAGCCGACGTCCTGATCGCGGCCCTCGGTTACATGCGCAAGTTTCACGGTCGGTTCACGGTGGTTAAGGTCGGCGGCTCGGTGATGGAGAATCCCGAGTCACTTCGCGCCCTTCTCGTCGATGTCGTGTTCATGCAGACAGTGGGCATGCGGCCGGTCGTGGTGCACGGCGGCGGCAAGGCCATCACGGTCGCCATGGAGAAGGCCGGACTCACCCCTCGCTGGGTGA belongs to Paludisphaera rhizosphaerae and includes:
- a CDS encoding citrate synthase produces the protein MARTAKLTFEDKSIDLPVVEGTEGELGLDVAKLRSSTGLITLDPGYGNTGACTSAITFIDGEKGILRYRGIPIEQLAKSSTFVEVAWLLIFGRLPDQAELDDFRERLVRNAPLHEAFKHHFEGFLVDAPPMAILSAMVNTIACFPRPGVEEESPEERFMEDAAQLISKVRTIAAYSYRRSMGLPFIYPDFKLPYVANFLHMMFSMPYEQHIASPEVVDALNLILLLHADHEQNCSTSTVRIVGSSQANIYASCAAAVGALWGPLHGGANMAVLEMLEKIHKGGISAADAIKMAKDHTSGFRLMGFGHRVYKNFDPRARILKQAADKVLSQLGVKDPLLDVARQLEEMALKDTYFVDRKLYPNVDFYSGIIMRAMGIPTDMFTVIFAIGRMPGWIAQWKEQADDPKARIARPRQIYTGPNEHDYVPIDKRK